Proteins found in one Deinococcus sp. Leaf326 genomic segment:
- a CDS encoding MBL fold metallo-hydrolase → MPWLKHRRVGEADVYSLTDGQFRLDGGAMFGSVPKVLWERVAPADLDNRIRLRINPLLIRLGGQNILVETGMWDQGGAKFEDMYALERDETVFRGLREIGLDPEDIHLVINTHLHFDHCGRNTGLTGEPTFPNARYVVQKRELEDALHTHERSRASYIPETFMPILDAGLFEVMEGETELMSGLSVLPLPGHNLGQQGVVLRSGGQTLVYCADLVPTLAHAPYPYVMGYDLYPVTTLETRKAYLPVWHEEGAIICTPHDPDVAFARLVEAKRGYVLQALEDAGAP, encoded by the coding sequence ATGCCCTGGCTCAAGCACCGGCGCGTCGGTGAGGCCGACGTGTATTCCCTCACCGACGGACAGTTTCGCCTCGACGGCGGCGCGATGTTCGGCAGCGTTCCCAAAGTGTTGTGGGAGCGCGTGGCCCCCGCCGACCTCGACAACCGCATCCGGCTGCGCATCAACCCCCTGCTCATCCGTCTCGGCGGCCAGAACATCCTCGTCGAGACGGGCATGTGGGACCAGGGCGGCGCCAAGTTCGAGGACATGTACGCCCTGGAACGCGACGAGACGGTCTTCCGCGGGCTGCGTGAGATCGGCCTGGACCCCGAGGACATCCACCTCGTGATCAACACGCACCTGCACTTCGACCACTGCGGGCGCAACACCGGCCTGACTGGCGAGCCGACCTTCCCGAACGCGCGCTACGTGGTCCAGAAACGCGAACTGGAAGACGCCCTGCACACCCACGAGCGCAGCCGCGCGAGCTATATCCCCGAGACCTTCATGCCCATTCTGGACGCCGGGCTGTTCGAGGTCATGGAGGGCGAGACCGAACTGATGAGCGGCCTGAGCGTGCTGCCGCTGCCAGGGCACAACCTGGGGCAGCAGGGCGTGGTGCTGCGTTCGGGCGGGCAGACGCTGGTCTACTGCGCCGACCTGGTGCCCACGCTGGCGCACGCGCCGTACCCGTATGTCATGGGCTATGACTTGTACCCGGTGACGACCCTGGAGACCCGCAAGGCGTACCTGCCCGTCTGGCATGAGGAAGGCGCCATCATCTGCACGCCCCACGACCCGGACGTGGCGTTCGCGCGACTTGTGGAGGCCAAGCGGGGGTACGTGTTGCAGGCGCTGGAGGACGCCGGAGCGCCGTAG
- a CDS encoding 3-isopropylmalate dehydratase large subunit produces the protein MGMTIAEKILAAHSGHDHVVPGQLIECATDWVLCHEITTPAALRMLEERGMDKVFDPSRIVAVPDHSVPAMNIKAAKMYQKLKSWVQEKGVKHFFDVGRGGIAHVVLENTGLINPGQTLVSGDSHTCNAGALGMFATGVGSTDLAGAIYAGKVWFKIPETMLIRVTGQMQPGVTPKDIVLEVIKRIGADGANYMVMEWVGDTIEQMDMEGRFTLTNMAIEAGGKTGIVAVDDTTRQYLRDRGVEPAAYTEYASDPDAKYKVVVEIDAAAVEPTVAYPHIPSNGRVAGTDRIAVTHAYVGSCTNGRIGDLREVARILKGRKVADNVQMIVVPATQAIWKQAAQEGLMEIFVDAGASVSYPSCGACLGMHSGVLGPDDVCISSSNRNFVGRMGDPTAQIYLASPATVAASAVAGFISDPREYNAPDPAGTEAAD, from the coding sequence ATGGGAATGACGATTGCCGAGAAGATTCTGGCGGCCCACAGCGGCCACGACCACGTGGTGCCGGGGCAGCTCATCGAGTGCGCCACCGACTGGGTGCTGTGCCACGAGATCACCACGCCCGCCGCCCTGCGGATGCTCGAAGAGCGCGGCATGGACAAGGTCTTCGACCCCTCGCGCATCGTGGCGGTGCCCGACCACAGTGTGCCGGCCATGAACATCAAGGCCGCCAAGATGTACCAGAAGCTCAAGTCCTGGGTGCAGGAAAAGGGCGTCAAGCACTTTTTCGACGTGGGGCGCGGCGGGATCGCACACGTCGTTCTGGAGAACACCGGCCTGATCAATCCGGGGCAGACCCTGGTGTCGGGCGACTCGCACACCTGTAACGCGGGCGCGCTGGGCATGTTCGCCACGGGCGTGGGCAGCACCGACCTCGCGGGCGCGATCTACGCCGGCAAGGTGTGGTTCAAGATTCCCGAGACGATGCTCATCCGCGTGACCGGCCAGATGCAGCCGGGCGTAACCCCCAAGGACATCGTGCTGGAGGTCATCAAGCGCATCGGGGCCGACGGCGCGAACTACATGGTCATGGAGTGGGTGGGCGACACCATCGAGCAAATGGACATGGAAGGCCGCTTCACCCTGACGAACATGGCCATTGAGGCGGGCGGCAAGACCGGCATTGTGGCCGTGGACGACACCACCCGCCAGTACCTGCGCGACCGCGGTGTCGAGCCTGCCGCCTACACCGAGTACGCCTCCGACCCTGACGCGAAATACAAGGTGGTCGTCGAGATCGACGCGGCCGCCGTCGAGCCGACCGTTGCCTACCCCCACATCCCCAGCAACGGGCGCGTGGCGGGCACGGACCGTATCGCCGTGACGCACGCCTATGTGGGTAGCTGCACCAACGGCCGCATCGGCGACCTGCGCGAGGTGGCCCGTATCCTTAAGGGCCGCAAGGTCGCGGACAACGTGCAGATGATCGTGGTGCCCGCCACCCAGGCCATCTGGAAGCAGGCGGCGCAGGAAGGCCTGATGGAGATCTTCGTGGACGCCGGGGCCAGCGTCAGCTACCCGTCGTGCGGCGCCTGCCTGGGCATGCACTCGGGCGTGCTGGGGCCGGACGACGTGTGCATCAGCAGCAGCAACCGCAACTTCGTGGGCCGCATGGGCGACCCCACCGCGCAGATCTACCTCGCCAGCCCGGCGACGGTGGCGGCGAGCGCCGTGGCGGGCTTCATCAGCGACCCGCGCGAGTACAACGCCCCTGATCCCGCCGGAACCGAGGCGGCTGACTGA
- a CDS encoding LysE family transporter: MNVLLAVAALHLVVLVVPGPDVLLVSRAALAQSRRAALLAGLGVCLGIACWAGLALLGINFLFAQFPWIHGVIKVAGGLYLLWMGLNLWRGASRGGAAEGTAVPAPVRSDWASLRAGFLTNVANPKAAVFFGSVFSSVLGAHTSPGLKLAVFGVVVSLSLAWFALVACGMSTRPVQAAYLRARGGIDRVAGTLMLGFGGLLLASRD; encoded by the coding sequence ATGAACGTGCTGCTGGCCGTCGCGGCGCTGCATCTCGTGGTACTGGTGGTGCCGGGTCCCGACGTACTGCTGGTCAGCCGCGCCGCACTCGCCCAGTCACGCCGGGCGGCCCTGCTCGCGGGCCTGGGTGTATGCCTGGGCATCGCCTGCTGGGCGGGGCTGGCGCTGCTGGGCATCAACTTCCTGTTCGCGCAGTTTCCCTGGATTCACGGTGTCATCAAGGTGGCGGGCGGGCTGTACCTGCTGTGGATGGGCCTGAATCTGTGGCGCGGCGCCAGCAGGGGCGGGGCCGCCGAGGGGACCGCCGTGCCCGCGCCCGTGCGCAGCGACTGGGCCAGCCTGCGCGCCGGCTTCCTGACGAACGTTGCCAACCCCAAGGCGGCGGTGTTTTTCGGCAGCGTGTTTTCCAGCGTGCTGGGCGCGCACACCAGCCCCGGCCTCAAGCTGGCGGTGTTCGGCGTGGTCGTGTCGCTCAGTCTCGCGTGGTTCGCGCTGGTGGCCTGTGGCATGTCCACGCGGCCGGTGCAGGCGGCGTACCTGCGGGCCCGTGGGGGCATCGACCGGGTGGCCGGCACGCTGATGCTGGGCTTCGGCGGCCTGCTGCTCGCCTCGCGCGACTGA